In the genome of Afipia felis ATCC 53690, the window CGCGATGGCCAGCGTCGAGTCCTCGGTGTCGTTGAGCAGCTTCTTCGCGGTGCGCTGCGCGAGCGGCGAGAAGGTGACAAGCTCCTTCACCAGCGCGTCGGTCGCGGCTTCCAGTTCGCCGTCGGCGACGATCTCGGTCGCGATGCCCCAGTCGTAGGCCTGCTGGCCCTTGATGCGGCGCGAGCGCATGACGATGTCCTTGGTCCGCGTGATGCCGACGATCTTCTGCAGCCGCGCCGAACCACCCGAGCCCGGAATCTGGCCGAGCTTCTGCTCGGGCAATGCATATTGCGTGGTCTCGGTGACGAGGCGGAAATCGCAGGCCAGCGACAATTCAAATCCTACGCCGAAGCAATAACCGCGATTGGCGGCGATCACCGGCTTCGAGCAGCGCGCGGGCGCGGCAATATTCCAGGCGAGCTTGGAGACGTGCTCCGGCGAGGCTTCCAGGAAGCCCATGATGTATCCACCGGACGAGAAGTGCTTGCCGACCGCGCGTACCACGATCACGCGCACGCGGTCATCAGCATCGAGCGCCTCGAACACCGCCTTGAGCTGGTCGCGCTGCGCCATGCTGATGGTGTTGTACTCGCCGCGATCGAGAATGATGTCGCCGCGCTTCTGCTCAGCATCGATTTTGACGGTGAAGCCGTCGAGGTTGGAATAAGGATCGGTCATGCTTCGGTACCTTTGAACTCAGAGGGTGGCGGTTTCATATTCGCCGGACACAAGCTTGCGACGCAGCAGCTTGCCGACGGGCGATTTCGGGATTTCGCGAACGAAGATGAATTTCCTCGGCCGCTTGAAGTTGGCGAGCGACGATGTCGCGCAATAGGCATCGAGGTCTTCTGCAGTTACCGGCGTCTTCGCCGCGATGAAGGCGGTGACGATCTTGCCCCAGCGCTCGTCAGGAAGACCGACAACCGCGACCTCCGACACCGCCGGATGCAGCGACAGCATGCTTTCGATCTCCACCGGCGAGACGTTTTCGCCGCCGGAGATGATCATGTCGTCGAGCCGGCCGGTCACGAACAGGTCGCCGTCCTTGTCGAAATAGCCGGTGTCCGAGCTGAAGAACCAGCCGTCGCGCAGCGATTTCTCGTCGGCTTCTGGCCGTCGCCAGTAGCCCTCGAACGCCTCGTCGCCCGCGAGCAATGCGATGATCTGACCTTCCTGGCCGGGCGGTACGATATCGTTCGGCCCCTTGGCGTCGAGCGCGACGACGCGGATCATCTGGTTGATGCCCGACTTGCCGGCGCTGCCGGGCTTGCGCCGGGCGTTCTGATCGATGGTGCAGGTGTAGATTTCCGACGACCCGTAATGATTGACGAGAAGGTCGGGCTTGAACAACCGGTCGAGCTGCTGCAGCAGGTGGTCGGTCATCGGCGCGCCAGCGAAGCCGAGCTTGCGCGCAGTCTTCACGCGCTCCGGCGCGAAGTCCGGGTGGCGGACGATGTCGTGATACAGTGTCGGCACCAGATAGAGATTGTCGATTTTCTCACGCTCGATAATGGCAATCGCCTCGCCGGCATCGAACTTCGGCATGCACACGAACGTGCCATTGGTCAGCACAGACGCCAGCAGCGAGCGCACACCCATCGTATGATACAGCGGCATTACGCCGAGGGTCCGCTCGCCATAGCCGTAGAGATTCTGCGCGATATGCGCGATCGCCGCGGCGCGCTCGGCACGCTGGCGGCGCGGCACGCCTTTCGGCCGCGACGTGGTGCCGGACGTATAGAGCATGATCGACCATGCCTCGGCGTCGGCGCGCGGCTTCGCGCCGGGCGCGTCGCTGCTGACGAGATCGGCAAAGCTCATTTCGCCGTCACGGCATTCGTCGAGCGTGATGCGCGGCAGGCTCGCATCGAGTTCGGCGCCACGCACGCCTTCCGCCGAGACGTCTTCGAACACAATCGCGCGGGCTTCGGAATCCGTCACCGCGTAGTTCACTTCATCGGCCTTGGAGCGCCAGTTGACCGGCGTCAGGATCACGCCGGAAAACTGACAGGCCCAATGCAGCACGGCGGCCTGCCACCGGTTGCGCAACGCGCTGACCAGATGATCACCCGGCTTCAGTCCAAGGCGGTCGAACGATGCGACCAGACCCGAAATGCGCTTGTAATAATCGGCATAGGTCAGCCGCACGTCGCCATCGACAATCGCTTCGCGATTCGGCTCGCGTTCGACCGCCGCAAGGAACGTGGTGCCAAGATCAAGCATGCGCCTTCCCCCGTGTATTTTCTTGAACGTTTGATTTGGAATCGCCGAGCAGCCGCTGCTGAGCGGCAAGCGCGGCCTTCATGATCGGTGCGTAGCCGGTGCAGCGGCACAGATGACCCGACAGCACTTCGCGAATCTCGTCCGCGCTTGCCTCCGGCTGCTCGCGGAACAACGCGTCGAGCGTCATTAGAAAACCCGGCGTGCAGAAGCCGCATTGCAGCCCGTGATGGTTGCGGAATTCATCCTGCAAAATCGAAAGCGTCGTCCCGTTATCGGGCGACAGGCCCTCCACCGTGCGCACATCGCAGCCATCGGTCTGCACCGCGAGCGCGAGGCAGGACCGCGCCAGTCCGCCGTCGATCTGAACCGTGCAGGCGCCGCAGACACCATGTTCGCAGCCGACATGCGTGCCGGTCGCGCCGATCTCGTGACGCAGGAAATCACTGAGCGTCATGCGCGGCTCGGCCATGCCGGAGACGAGCTTGCCGTTCAGCGTGAACGAAACGCGATGCGGCTGGTCGGCCTTCAGGCGCGGCATCGGGCGGCCTCCTCGATCGTTCGGCGGCCCAGCTGGCGGATCAGATCGCGCCGATAGCGGCCGGTGGCGTGGAGATCATCGCGCGCGTCGAGATCCCAGGCATATTGATTGAGCGCA includes:
- a CDS encoding AMP-binding protein — encoded protein: MLDLGTTFLAAVEREPNREAIVDGDVRLTYADYYKRISGLVASFDRLGLKPGDHLVSALRNRWQAAVLHWACQFSGVILTPVNWRSKADEVNYAVTDSEARAIVFEDVSAEGVRGAELDASLPRITLDECRDGEMSFADLVSSDAPGAKPRADAEAWSIMLYTSGTTSRPKGVPRRQRAERAAAIAHIAQNLYGYGERTLGVMPLYHTMGVRSLLASVLTNGTFVCMPKFDAGEAIAIIEREKIDNLYLVPTLYHDIVRHPDFAPERVKTARKLGFAGAPMTDHLLQQLDRLFKPDLLVNHYGSSEIYTCTIDQNARRKPGSAGKSGINQMIRVVALDAKGPNDIVPPGQEGQIIALLAGDEAFEGYWRRPEADEKSLRDGWFFSSDTGYFDKDGDLFVTGRLDDMIISGGENVSPVEIESMLSLHPAVSEVAVVGLPDERWGKIVTAFIAAKTPVTAEDLDAYCATSSLANFKRPRKFIFVREIPKSPVGKLLRRKLVSGEYETATL
- a CDS encoding enoyl-CoA hydratase/isomerase family protein, whose amino-acid sequence is MTDPYSNLDGFTVKIDAEQKRGDIILDRGEYNTISMAQRDQLKAVFEALDADDRVRVIVVRAVGKHFSSGGYIMGFLEASPEHVSKLAWNIAAPARCSKPVIAANRGYCFGVGFELSLACDFRLVTETTQYALPEQKLGQIPGSGGSARLQKIVGITRTKDIVMRSRRIKGQQAYDWGIATEIVADGELEAATDALVKELVTFSPLAQRTAKKLLNDTEDSTLAIAIELEGHCYSRLRSSEDFAEGVKAFHEKREPDFKGR
- a CDS encoding (2Fe-2S)-binding protein encodes the protein MPRLKADQPHRVSFTLNGKLVSGMAEPRMTLSDFLRHEIGATGTHVGCEHGVCGACTVQIDGGLARSCLALAVQTDGCDVRTVEGLSPDNGTTLSILQDEFRNHHGLQCGFCTPGFLMTLDALFREQPEASADEIREVLSGHLCRCTGYAPIMKAALAAQQRLLGDSKSNVQENTRGKAHA